From Nerophis lumbriciformis linkage group LG11, RoL_Nlum_v2.1, whole genome shotgun sequence, one genomic window encodes:
- the LOC133610693 gene encoding uncharacterized protein yields MFLWTLTASFVPRLLARPWILTPLSLRLTLAPPPGTFFLCFFLLFFCPSQDVFFFYLHPGQFSSPPQHSFKGLFNSNMGMEEYTCRLDTLLLPLVTVSQPARSICHPLSQGGLYWWLCWCGGAAAPRQATPCQTNSTCLPLFPAAATSPLASLRASTSSQASLRASTISQASLRASTSPQASLRASTSPQASLRASTSPQTSLRASTSPQGSPRVSTSSQAGPDLCPSASSANLCPSASSADLCPSAGSTGFSTSANSSAALLVSGADDVCRFHAADDVCRFHAADDVRRFHADDVRCFHANDVRCFHADDVRCFHAAEVRCFHAANVRCFHDGVFLFLFASDDNVPSSSCPADRTTAPPSSSFPASRTTAPLASAFPTVKKSTVPWSSTSPAAAAVYSPPPPDSSPVDSGTLGPATHHQFTPPPSLDFCSCFFGGSTSRTSVCCP; encoded by the coding sequence atgttcctttggactctgactgcctccttcgttcctcgactcctcgctcgcccctggattctgacgcctctctctctgAGACTGACTTTAGCTCCGCCcccaggaacattttttttgtgttttttcctcctctttttttgcccctctcaggatgtctttttcttttacctCCACCCTGGACAATTTTCTAGCCCTCCTCAACACTCCTTCAAGGGACTGTTTAACTCCAATATGGGGATGGAGGAATATACctgtcgcctggacaccctcctcctaCCCTTAGTGACTGTTTCTCAGCCAGCAAGAAGCATCTGCCATCCGCTTTCGCAGGGGGGAttgtactggtggctgtgctggtgtggtggcgcagctgcacccagacaggctaccccctgccagactaattccacctgtcttccgcttttcccagccgcagccaccagccccctggctagcctccgagctagcaccagttcccaagctagcctccgagctagcaccatttcccaagctagcctccgagctagcaccagcccccaggctagcctccgagctagcaccagtccccaagctagcctccgagctagcaccagtccccagactagcctccgagctagcaccagtccccagggtagcccccgcgtctccaccagctcccaggctggccccgacctctgcccctcggccAGCAGCGCCAACCTTTGCCCCTCTGCcagcagcgccgacctctgcccctcggcTGGCAGCActggcttcagcacctcggccaactcctcagctgccctcctcgtctccggcgccgatgacgtctgccgcttccatgccgctgatgacgtctgccgcttccacgccgccgatgacgtccgccgcttccacgccgatgacgtccgctgcttccacgccaatgacgtccgctgcttccacgccgatgacgtccgctgcttccacgccgctgaggtccgctgcttccacgccgccAATGTCCGCTGCTTCCACGACGGCGTCTTCCTGTTCCTCTTCGCCTCAGACGACAATGTGCCCTCCTCTTCGTGTCCGGCGGACCGTAccacggcaccaccatcctcttCGTTTCCAGCGTCCCGCACCACGGCGCCACtcgcgtccgccttcccgacagTCAAGAAGTCGACCGTTCCTTGGTCGTCCACCTCGCCGGCCGCAGCGGCGgtctactcgccgccgccaccagactcgtccccggtAGATTCGGGAacacttgggccggcgacccaccaccagttcacccctccgccctcccttgacttttgttcttgtttttttgggggttcgACTTCTAGGACATCTGTATGCTGTCCATAG